Proteins found in one Neomonachus schauinslandi chromosome 1, ASM220157v2, whole genome shotgun sequence genomic segment:
- the LOC110594052 gene encoding LOW QUALITY PROTEIN: olfactory receptor 2Z1 (The sequence of the model RefSeq protein was modified relative to this genomic sequence to represent the inferred CDS: substituted 1 base at 1 genomic stop codon), translated as MGDVNQSVTSDFILVGLFSHSGSHQLLFSLVAAMFTMGLLGNTILLVLICLDSRLHTPMYFPLSHLSLFDVGFPLVTIPKMASHFLQGEGSISFGGCAAQIFFLTLMGVAEGILLTLMSYDCYVAVCHPLQYPVLMRRQVCLLMVGSSWLAGVLNTSIQTSITLHFPYCASLIVDHFXEVPALLKLSCADTSAYELVLSTLGVLILVLPLSLIAISYGHVLGAVIHMHSEEARNKAFTTCSSHITVVGLFYGVAVFIYMVLGAYHSPSQDNVVSLFYSLVTPTLNPLIYSLRNREVQMALAKVLSRAGLRPK; from the coding sequence ATGGGGGATGTGAATCAATCAGTGACCTCTGACTTCATTCTGGTGGGCCTCTTCAGTCACTCAGGGTCACATCAGCTACTCTTCTCCTTGGTGGCTGCCATGTTTACCATGGGCCTCCTGGGCAACACCATTCTGCTTGTCCTGATCTGCCTGGACTCCAGGctccacacacccatgtactttcCGCTCAGCCATCTCTCTCTGTTTGATGTTGGTTTCCCCCTGGTCACCATCCCCAAGATGGCATCCCACTTCCTGCAGGGAGAAGGTTCCATCTCCTTCGGGGGTTGTGCAGCTCAAATATTCTTCCTGACCCTGATGGGCGTGGCTGAGGGCATCCTGTTGACCCTCATGTCCTATGACTGCTATGTTGCTGTGTGTCACCCTTTGCAGTATCCTGTGCTCATGAGGCGCCAGGTGTGCCTGCTCATGGTGGGGTCCTCCTGGCTGGCAGGTGTGCTCAACACCTCCATCCAGACCTCCATCACTCTGCACTTTCCCTACTGTGCCTCCCTCATCGTGGACCACTTCTGAGAGGTGCCAGCCCTGCTGAAGCTGTCCTGTGCAGACACCTCAGCCTACGAGTTGGTGCTGTCCACCTTGGGGGTGCTGATCCTTGtgcttcccctttccctcatTGCCATCTCCTATGGCCACGTTTTGGGGGCCGTTATACACATGCACTCAGAGGAGGCCCGAAACAAGGCCTTCACCACCTGTTCCTCGCACATCACAGTGGTGGGACTCTTTTATGGTGTAGCTGTGTTCATATACATGGTGCTGGGTGCTTACCATAGCCCATCCCAGGACAACGTGGTCTCCCTATTCTACAGCCTTGTCACCCCTACTCTCAACCCCCTTATCTACAGTCTGAGGAACCGGGAGGTGCAGATGGCTTTGGCCAAAGTGCTCAGCAGAGCTGGGCTCAGGCCAAAGTGA